In one window of Tellurirhabdus rosea DNA:
- a CDS encoding AGE family epimerase/isomerase: MEFGKWFVLYQEALFRSVIPFWVAHSRDTQSGGYFNALNAAGDPTDTDKSVHLQAQQVWAFAWLYNRVDAQPSWLDLARHGADFLRHHGRTETGRWLAVVDRRGRPVAPSPDVLPDCFAAMAFAQLFAATGEREHAAIAVETMGHLLAHRQRERIRQAEELGGFREFRRLGECMTTLKALLEVRPLLTPDHFKDSVEGVVQELQNEFFDKRLNLLRENVLPEGAFSDTAPGRRLHPGLVFETAGYLLDAAEVTGNRKLVQQALLMAYPLADIGWDNTNGGFFQYADLKERPLLFTEWDRKLLWVHTEALAFFTRAYALTRQNDCLKWIRKVHEYLWDHFPDKNGKEWFGTLDRTGVPVTTCKVTPERGCYHQIKGLYQIWQTMEMIAVPGLRRVV, encoded by the coding sequence ATGGAATTTGGTAAATGGTTTGTCCTCTATCAGGAGGCTCTTTTTCGGTCGGTCATTCCCTTTTGGGTAGCGCACAGTCGCGATACTCAGTCAGGAGGCTATTTCAATGCGCTGAATGCCGCCGGCGACCCTACCGATACGGACAAATCCGTCCATTTGCAGGCCCAGCAGGTGTGGGCGTTCGCCTGGCTTTACAACCGCGTGGATGCCCAGCCGTCCTGGCTGGACCTGGCCCGCCACGGAGCCGACTTTCTGCGCCACCACGGTCGCACCGAAACTGGCCGCTGGCTGGCGGTGGTAGACCGCCGGGGCCGACCCGTCGCGCCCAGCCCCGATGTGCTGCCGGACTGCTTTGCGGCGATGGCCTTCGCCCAGCTGTTTGCCGCCACGGGCGAACGGGAACATGCCGCCATCGCCGTTGAGACGATGGGTCATCTGCTGGCGCACCGGCAGCGGGAACGAATCCGGCAGGCCGAGGAACTGGGTGGATTTCGCGAATTCCGTCGCCTGGGCGAATGCATGACGACGTTGAAGGCCCTGCTGGAAGTCCGGCCGCTGCTGACACCGGACCATTTTAAAGATTCCGTCGAAGGCGTTGTTCAGGAATTGCAGAACGAGTTTTTTGACAAACGCCTGAATCTGCTGCGGGAAAATGTCCTGCCCGAAGGAGCCTTTTCCGACACCGCACCCGGCCGTCGCCTGCATCCCGGACTGGTTTTTGAAACGGCGGGGTATCTGCTTGACGCCGCCGAGGTAACGGGCAACCGGAAGCTCGTTCAGCAGGCTCTGCTCATGGCCTATCCGCTGGCCGACATTGGCTGGGACAACACGAATGGGGGCTTTTTTCAGTATGCCGACCTGAAAGAACGCCCGCTTCTGTTTACCGAATGGGACCGGAAACTGCTTTGGGTGCATACCGAGGCGCTCGCCTTCTTCACCCGGGCTTACGCGCTGACCCGGCAGAACGATTGCCTGAAGTGGATTCGGAAGGTCCACGAATACCTCTGGGACCATTTTCCCGACAAGAACGGCAAGGAGTGGTTCGGCACCCTCGACCGCACCGGCGTACCCGTAACGACCTGCAAAGTGACGCCCGAACGGGGTTGTTATCACCAGATCAAAGGGCTTTACCAGATCTGGCAGACGATGGAAATGATTGCGGTGCCGGGGCTGCGGCGGGTCGTCTGA
- a CDS encoding glycosyltransferase family 2 protein, with the protein MQSPSRILVIIPAFNEENSVGNVVRAIPTDWVSEVVVVNNNSNDRTATEAARAGATVLHEPVQGYGRACLRGIAYAQNLQQKPDIVVFLDADFSDYPEELPQLVKPILEQRMDLVIGSRARGNRQRGSMTPQQVFGNWLATRLLKQLYGVRFTDLGPFRAIRFDRLIELNMQDKTYGWTVEMQLKAAKMGLRCTEVPVSYRKRIGFSKISGTVKGTVLAGYKILTTIFRYW; encoded by the coding sequence TTGCAGTCGCCGTCCCGCATTCTCGTCATTATTCCCGCTTTCAACGAAGAAAACTCCGTTGGCAACGTCGTTCGCGCTATTCCCACGGACTGGGTGAGCGAAGTGGTTGTCGTCAATAATAATTCCAACGACCGGACTGCTACGGAAGCGGCCAGGGCCGGGGCCACCGTGCTTCATGAGCCGGTCCAGGGATACGGCCGGGCCTGCCTGCGGGGCATCGCCTACGCTCAGAATCTTCAACAAAAGCCGGACATCGTGGTTTTTCTGGATGCCGACTTTTCCGATTATCCGGAAGAGCTTCCCCAGCTGGTGAAGCCGATTCTGGAACAGCGCATGGATCTGGTCATTGGCTCCCGTGCGCGGGGCAACCGGCAGCGGGGTTCGATGACGCCGCAGCAGGTGTTCGGAAACTGGCTCGCCACGCGGCTCCTGAAACAGCTGTACGGGGTGCGGTTTACGGACCTGGGACCGTTTCGGGCCATTCGTTTTGACCGCCTGATTGAGTTGAATATGCAGGACAAAACTTACGGCTGGACGGTCGAAATGCAGTTAAAAGCCGCCAAAATGGGCTTGCGTTGTACGGAAGTGCCGGTCAGTTACCGGAAGCGGATCGGGTTCTCCAAAATTTCTGGAACGGTGAAAGGAACCGTGCTGGCGGGGTACAAGATTCTGACAACTATTTTTCGCTATTGGTAG
- a CDS encoding aminotransferase class IV translates to MAYYGFLNGQICPVEQLAIGATDLGLLRGYGLFDYFRTYNGRPFQWDWYWQRFMNSAAMLHMTVPIQKDEAYRTVMTLIEKSGGGDVGVRFVLTGGYSPDSISVLQPNLMMMAEELPPAAHSQHENGIKVILDEYVREMAEVKTTDYKRVIMLATAIQAAKAQDVLYHKNGEISELSRSNVFLLNGNRLITPNRHILHGITRKTVLQLAKADFVIEERPVLLSELYDADEVFTTSSTKQVLPITQIGDLTIADGRPGERTKYLHERFEELVSNW, encoded by the coding sequence ATGGCATACTACGGCTTTCTGAACGGACAAATCTGCCCTGTCGAGCAATTGGCGATCGGTGCCACGGACCTCGGGCTGCTACGTGGCTACGGCCTTTTCGATTATTTCCGGACCTACAACGGCCGACCTTTTCAGTGGGATTGGTACTGGCAGCGGTTCATGAATTCGGCGGCCATGCTGCACATGACGGTGCCGATTCAGAAAGACGAAGCTTACCGGACGGTTATGACGCTGATCGAAAAAAGCGGCGGCGGCGATGTCGGCGTTCGTTTCGTGCTGACCGGCGGTTACAGTCCGGACAGTATATCCGTTCTTCAGCCCAACCTGATGATGATGGCCGAAGAACTCCCCCCGGCGGCCCACAGCCAGCACGAAAACGGCATCAAGGTCATTCTGGATGAATATGTCCGCGAGATGGCGGAAGTGAAAACCACGGATTACAAACGCGTGATCATGCTGGCGACGGCCATTCAAGCGGCCAAAGCGCAGGATGTTCTTTACCACAAAAACGGCGAGATCAGCGAACTCAGTCGCAGCAACGTGTTCCTTCTGAACGGCAATCGGCTCATTACGCCCAACCGCCACATTCTGCACGGCATTACCCGGAAAACGGTCCTCCAGCTGGCCAAGGCCGATTTTGTCATCGAGGAACGGCCCGTTCTGCTTTCGGAACTCTACGATGCCGATGAAGTCTTTACCACCAGCTCGACCAAACAGGTGCTGCCCATCACGCAAATCGGCGACCTGACAATCGCCGACGGGCGGCCGGGTGAACGGACCAAGTATCTGCACGAACGGTTCGAGGAGCTGGTCTCCAACTGGTAA
- a CDS encoding SDR family NAD(P)-dependent oxidoreductase, with protein sequence MNTSKIALVTGGSRGLGKNMALRLAEKGIGVVITYNSQKEEALAVVAEIEKAGQKAAALQLNTGVVGQFDAFFAQLQTVLNDTFQTDRFDFLINNAGVGIHAAFSETTEEQFDQLMNIHLKGVYFLTQKALPMLNDGGRIINISSGLARFALPGSSAYGSMKGAVEVLTRYMAKELGSRGIAVNVVAPGAIETDFGGGQVRDNAELNQWVASATALGRAGLPDDIGGVVAFLCTEDARWINAQRIEVSGGMNL encoded by the coding sequence ATGAACACGAGTAAGATTGCCCTGGTGACCGGCGGTAGCCGTGGACTGGGAAAAAACATGGCGCTGCGGCTGGCCGAAAAAGGAATCGGGGTCGTCATCACCTACAACAGTCAGAAAGAAGAGGCGCTGGCCGTCGTGGCCGAGATCGAAAAAGCCGGTCAGAAAGCCGCCGCGCTGCAACTCAATACGGGCGTGGTCGGTCAGTTCGATGCTTTTTTTGCCCAGCTGCAAACCGTCCTGAACGATACGTTCCAGACCGATCGCTTCGATTTTCTGATCAACAATGCCGGGGTTGGCATCCATGCGGCCTTTTCCGAAACGACCGAGGAGCAGTTCGACCAGCTGATGAACATCCATCTGAAAGGCGTCTACTTTCTGACCCAAAAGGCGCTGCCGATGCTCAACGACGGCGGACGGATCATCAACATCTCCAGCGGATTGGCTCGCTTTGCCCTTCCGGGTTCGTCGGCCTACGGGTCTATGAAAGGAGCCGTGGAAGTGCTGACCCGCTACATGGCCAAAGAACTGGGCTCCAGAGGAATCGCCGTAAACGTGGTCGCTCCCGGGGCCATCGAAACCGATTTTGGCGGTGGTCAGGTGCGCGACAATGCCGAACTCAATCAATGGGTGGCGAGTGCTACGGCCCTGGGCCGGGCTGGTCTGCCCGACGATATTGGTGGGGTGGTGGCCTTTCTGTGCACCGAAGACGCCCGCTGGATCAACGCCCAGCGGATCGAGGTCTCGGGCGGCATGAATCTGTAA
- a CDS encoding isoaspartyl peptidase/L-asparaginase family protein, with protein sequence MKKIALFACLVCLPFMLNAQDYKNKITLVIHGGAGTITRSNMTPEKERAYNDALKQALQAGYAVLKKGGTSLDAIEAAIHVMEDSPLFNAGKGAVFTHDGKNELDASIMEGKNLMAGSVAGVTVVKNPISAARKVMEKSEHVMMVGKGAEEFAKKQGLEIVDPSYFYTEARWKALEKAMKEEKVELDHSAKDTTGALMHDLIFIEGKKYGTVGCVALDQYGNLAAGTSTGGMTNKKYGRVGDAPIIGAGTYANNATCAVSATGHGEYFIRSVVGYDISALMEYKGYSLQKAADEVVMKKLVQRGGEGGVIALDRKGNIAMPFNSEGMYRGFIKADGTMEVRIYKN encoded by the coding sequence ATGAAAAAAATTGCCCTTTTTGCCTGCCTCGTTTGTTTACCCTTTATGCTCAACGCTCAGGACTACAAGAATAAAATCACTCTCGTCATTCACGGTGGAGCCGGTACGATTACCCGCAGCAACATGACCCCGGAGAAGGAACGGGCGTACAATGATGCTCTGAAGCAGGCCCTGCAGGCGGGTTATGCCGTACTCAAAAAAGGCGGCACCAGTCTGGATGCCATCGAAGCGGCCATTCACGTTATGGAAGACTCGCCACTGTTCAATGCGGGCAAAGGGGCCGTTTTTACGCACGACGGCAAAAACGAGCTGGATGCGTCCATCATGGAAGGCAAAAACCTGATGGCCGGGTCGGTGGCCGGGGTGACGGTGGTGAAAAACCCGATTTCGGCTGCCCGAAAAGTGATGGAAAAGTCGGAGCACGTGATGATGGTCGGGAAAGGCGCGGAGGAGTTTGCCAAAAAACAGGGCCTGGAGATTGTAGACCCGAGCTACTTCTACACCGAAGCCCGCTGGAAAGCGCTGGAAAAGGCCATGAAGGAAGAAAAAGTGGAACTCGACCACTCGGCTAAAGACACGACCGGCGCGCTGATGCACGACCTGATTTTTATCGAAGGGAAAAAATACGGCACCGTGGGTTGCGTGGCCCTGGACCAGTACGGCAACCTCGCCGCCGGAACGTCTACGGGCGGCATGACCAACAAGAAATACGGCCGGGTTGGCGACGCGCCGATTATCGGAGCCGGAACGTACGCCAACAACGCTACCTGCGCCGTGTCGGCCACGGGGCACGGCGAATATTTCATCCGGTCGGTGGTTGGCTACGACATCTCGGCCCTGATGGAGTACAAAGGCTACAGCCTTCAGAAAGCAGCCGACGAAGTGGTGATGAAAAAGCTGGTGCAGCGCGGCGGCGAAGGCGGCGTGATTGCCCTCGACCGGAAAGGCAACATTGCCATGCCCTTCAATTCGGAAGGCATGTACCGGGGCTTCATCAAAGCCGACGGAACGATGGAAGTCCGGATTTACAAGAACTAA
- a CDS encoding KdsC family phosphatase, with amino-acid sequence MSAIQDRFKRITTFIFDVDGVLTDGSVNALASGEMYRTFNIRDGYGIERAIHAGYRVAILSAGNQVGVRKRLEFLKITDIMMGGPTDQKLHAYLGYLNQHKLTEDEVLYMGDDLPDFPVLRRPNLLSTCPADAADEVQAVCDYISPKPGGRGAVRDIIEQVMKAQGKWLAWVTDEEPFKLHNEV; translated from the coding sequence ATGAGCGCTATTCAGGACCGATTTAAACGCATTACAACCTTTATTTTCGACGTAGACGGGGTATTGACCGACGGCTCCGTCAATGCCCTGGCATCGGGCGAAATGTACCGGACGTTCAACATCCGCGACGGCTACGGTATCGAACGGGCCATCCACGCGGGGTACCGGGTAGCCATCCTGTCGGCGGGCAATCAGGTCGGGGTGCGCAAGCGGCTGGAATTCCTTAAGATTACCGATATCATGATGGGCGGTCCGACCGACCAGAAGCTGCACGCCTACCTCGGTTACCTCAACCAGCACAAACTGACGGAGGACGAAGTGCTGTACATGGGCGACGACCTGCCGGATTTTCCGGTGCTTCGCCGCCCGAATCTGCTGAGTACCTGCCCGGCCGACGCGGCCGATGAGGTGCAGGCGGTATGCGACTACATCTCCCCCAAACCCGGCGGACGAGGGGCCGTGCGCGACATCATCGAACAGGTGATGAAAGCGCAGGGCAAGTGGCTCGCCTGGGTGACGGACGAGGAGCCGTTTAAACTGCACAACGAAGTCTAA
- a CDS encoding helix-turn-helix domain-containing protein has protein sequence METKSLEDFYRETATLFPEGVTKEIGHFNVFKTEEVHAKFRKSIKPVMPYNRRAYYKISLIRGRNRAEYADKVIDIETNALLFATPKIPYHWVPLDDEQSGYFCIFTSDFLVSGKSGVVLDELPIFHPGGYPVFQLTAEAVEDLMYIFQKMAKELESSYAYKYDLLRTYVLELIHYGQKLQPASAVQAGHTASARVASLFVELLERQFPIESPHQRLALRTAKDYADRLAVHVNHLNKVLKEKTGKTTTDLISSRILQEAKILLKQTDWTISEIAFSLGFEEVAHFSNFFKKQTTLAPLVFRA, from the coding sequence ATGGAAACAAAATCGCTGGAAGACTTTTACCGGGAAACGGCCACGCTGTTTCCGGAGGGCGTCACGAAAGAAATCGGGCACTTCAATGTCTTCAAAACCGAGGAGGTACACGCCAAATTCCGGAAAAGCATCAAGCCGGTGATGCCTTACAACCGGCGGGCGTATTACAAGATCAGCCTTATCCGCGGCCGCAACCGGGCCGAATATGCCGACAAGGTGATTGACATTGAGACGAACGCGCTGCTCTTCGCCACGCCGAAAATCCCGTACCACTGGGTGCCGCTGGACGACGAGCAGTCGGGCTACTTCTGCATTTTTACCAGCGACTTTCTGGTGTCCGGCAAAAGCGGCGTCGTGCTCGACGAACTGCCCATCTTCCATCCCGGCGGCTACCCCGTTTTTCAACTGACGGCCGAGGCGGTGGAGGACCTGATGTATATTTTTCAGAAAATGGCTAAAGAGCTGGAATCCAGTTACGCCTACAAGTATGACCTGCTGCGGACGTACGTTCTGGAACTGATTCACTACGGGCAGAAGCTACAGCCCGCTTCGGCCGTGCAGGCGGGCCACACGGCGTCGGCGCGGGTCGCGTCCCTCTTCGTCGAACTGCTGGAAAGGCAGTTTCCCATCGAGTCGCCCCACCAGCGGCTGGCCCTCCGGACGGCCAAGGATTACGCCGACCGGCTGGCGGTGCACGTCAATCACCTCAATAAAGTCTTGAAAGAGAAAACCGGGAAGACCACCACCGACCTCATCAGCAGCCGCATTCTGCAGGAGGCCAAAATTCTGCTGAAACAGACCGACTGGACCATTTCCGAAATTGCCTTTTCGCTGGGTTTTGAGGAGGTGGCGCATTTCTCCAATTTTTTCAAAAAGCAGACCACGCTGGCTCCGCTCGTTTTCCGGGCCTGA
- the ettA gene encoding energy-dependent translational throttle protein EttA, with amino-acid sequence MSQETIIFSMAGVSKIIPPNRQILKNIYLSFFYGAKIGVLGLNGSGKSTLLRIIAGQDKNIQGDVVFSPGYSVGMLEQEPQLDPAKTVLEVVQEGVQEIVDLLKEFDQINEAFGDPDADFDKLIARQGEVQEKLDHLNAWELDNRLEKAMDALRCPPSDALVATLSGGEKRRVALCRLLLQQPDVLLLDEPTNHLDAESVLWLEEHLRQYAGTVIAVTHDRYFLDNVAGWILELDRGEGIPWKGNYSSWLEQKQNRLVKEEKQESKRQKTLQRELEWVRMAPKARQAKSKARLGAYEKLLSEDNRQKEDKLEIFIPAGPRLGSKVIEAHGVAKGYGDRLLYENLDFQLPQAGIVGIIGPNGAGKTTLFKLITGKEKPDAGTFEVGETVKWAYVDQEHDGLDPNKTVFETISGGSEWVILGGKQSNARAYVSRFNFSGSDQEKKIGNLSGGERNRVHLAMMLKEGANLLLLDEPTNDLDVNTLRALEEGLENFAGCAVVISHDRWFLDRVATHILAFEGESQVYWFEGNFSEYEENRRKRLGTDATPKRIKYKKLV; translated from the coding sequence ATGAGCCAGGAAACGATTATTTTTTCCATGGCGGGTGTCAGTAAAATTATCCCGCCCAATCGACAAATCCTAAAGAATATATATCTTTCCTTTTTTTACGGCGCTAAAATTGGCGTTTTAGGGCTCAACGGGTCCGGTAAATCTACCCTGCTGAGAATCATTGCCGGACAGGATAAAAACATTCAGGGGGATGTTGTCTTCTCACCCGGCTACTCGGTCGGCATGCTCGAACAGGAACCGCAGCTCGACCCGGCCAAGACGGTGCTGGAGGTGGTGCAGGAAGGCGTACAGGAGATTGTGGACCTGCTGAAAGAGTTCGACCAGATCAACGAAGCCTTTGGTGACCCCGATGCCGACTTCGACAAACTGATTGCCCGCCAGGGCGAGGTGCAGGAAAAACTGGACCATCTAAACGCCTGGGAACTCGACAACCGCCTCGAAAAGGCAATGGATGCCCTGCGCTGTCCGCCCTCCGATGCGCTGGTGGCGACCCTCTCCGGCGGGGAAAAACGGCGCGTGGCCCTCTGCCGCCTGCTGCTGCAACAGCCCGACGTGCTGCTGCTCGACGAGCCGACCAACCACCTCGACGCTGAATCGGTGCTGTGGCTGGAAGAACACCTCCGGCAGTATGCCGGAACGGTCATCGCCGTGACGCACGACCGCTACTTTCTCGACAACGTGGCGGGCTGGATTCTGGAACTCGACCGCGGCGAAGGCATCCCCTGGAAAGGCAATTACTCATCCTGGCTCGAACAAAAGCAAAACCGCCTGGTCAAGGAAGAAAAGCAGGAATCGAAGCGACAGAAGACCCTGCAGCGCGAACTGGAATGGGTGCGCATGGCTCCCAAAGCCCGTCAGGCCAAATCGAAAGCCCGTCTGGGTGCCTACGAAAAGCTGCTGAGCGAGGATAACCGCCAGAAAGAAGACAAACTTGAAATCTTCATCCCGGCCGGACCGCGTCTGGGCTCAAAGGTCATCGAAGCGCATGGCGTGGCGAAAGGCTACGGCGACCGGCTACTCTACGAAAACCTCGACTTCCAGCTTCCACAAGCCGGTATTGTGGGCATCATCGGGCCGAACGGGGCCGGTAAAACGACGCTGTTTAAACTCATCACCGGGAAGGAAAAACCGGATGCGGGGACGTTTGAAGTCGGCGAAACCGTCAAATGGGCTTACGTCGATCAGGAACACGATGGCCTCGATCCGAACAAAACCGTCTTTGAAACGATCTCCGGCGGCAGTGAATGGGTCATTCTCGGCGGCAAACAGTCCAACGCCCGGGCGTACGTGAGCCGGTTCAACTTTTCGGGTTCGGACCAGGAGAAAAAAATCGGCAACCTCTCGGGCGGAGAGCGCAACCGCGTGCATCTGGCGATGATGCTGAAAGAAGGCGCCAACCTGCTGCTGCTCGACGAACCGACCAACGACCTGGACGTCAACACGCTGCGGGCACTGGAAGAAGGTCTCGAAAACTTCGCAGGCTGCGCCGTGGTCATCAGCCACGACCGCTGGTTCCTCGACCGGGTGGCTACGCACATCCTCGCATTTGAAGGCGAATCGCAGGTTTACTGGTTCGAAGGCAACTTCTCGGAATACGAAGAAAACCGCCGCAAACGACTGGGCACCGACGCCACGCCGAAGCGGATTAAATACAAAAAACTAGTGTAA
- a CDS encoding glycosyltransferase codes for MQYVFAVHEASRTRFKEYEAHLKFHYLPAAEIDVFSKEPSVIRRASAEMHYMLGIAALLGAKQVLIMQLEPFQLEISRWWVRRSGVQFSGILFFPFCREFESGATWKDSLRREFRGLRKTLQTYWMLQNPNLKTVYFLNDPEAVATYNQRFGSRFRYLPDPIQQVAPPDDSVASVKKRLGVPEDKFVCLIYGHLSPRKNIPNILKSLAFLPESVRSRMCLLIAGEVEPGYEAVISPALREAGEAYPELTIVNMFEFVGPERTGELFACSDTILIPYLNFYGSSNIIGLAAKYGKPLVGSSLGLIGKLIGHYRLGVRVAPDKPAAIAEGILDCLHAGSLDPQNAEAYLKQHTTEQFSQALLMPERVMA; via the coding sequence ATGCAGTACGTTTTTGCCGTTCACGAAGCCTCCCGAACTCGGTTTAAGGAGTACGAGGCGCACCTGAAGTTTCATTACCTGCCTGCGGCCGAAATCGACGTTTTTTCGAAGGAGCCTTCGGTGATCCGCCGGGCCAGCGCCGAAATGCATTACATGCTCGGAATCGCAGCTTTGCTGGGGGCAAAACAAGTGCTGATCATGCAGCTGGAGCCGTTTCAGCTGGAGATTTCGCGCTGGTGGGTAAGGCGTTCCGGGGTGCAGTTCAGCGGCATTCTGTTCTTTCCGTTCTGCCGGGAGTTCGAAAGCGGGGCAACCTGGAAGGACAGCCTGCGCCGGGAGTTTCGCGGCCTGCGGAAAACGTTGCAGACGTACTGGATGCTCCAGAACCCGAACCTGAAAACCGTTTATTTCCTGAACGACCCCGAAGCGGTGGCGACCTATAACCAGCGTTTCGGCTCCCGCTTTCGCTACCTGCCCGATCCGATTCAGCAGGTGGCGCCGCCCGACGATTCCGTTGCCAGCGTGAAAAAGCGGCTGGGCGTGCCCGAAGACAAGTTTGTCTGTCTGATCTACGGCCACCTTTCTCCGCGAAAAAATATCCCCAATATTCTGAAATCACTCGCCTTCCTGCCGGAATCGGTGCGGAGCCGCATGTGTCTGCTGATCGCCGGTGAAGTCGAGCCCGGTTATGAAGCGGTTATCAGTCCGGCACTCCGCGAAGCCGGGGAGGCCTATCCTGAGCTGACGATTGTAAACATGTTTGAGTTTGTCGGCCCGGAACGGACCGGTGAGCTGTTTGCCTGCTCGGATACTATTCTGATTCCTTACCTCAATTTTTACGGTTCGAGCAACATCATCGGGCTGGCCGCCAAATACGGCAAGCCGCTGGTTGGTTCCAGCCTGGGCCTGATTGGAAAGCTCATCGGGCATTACAGGCTCGGTGTCAGAGTCGCCCCGGACAAGCCTGCAGCCATTGCGGAAGGCATCCTCGACTGTCTGCACGCCGGAAGCCTCGACCCGCAAAACGCGGAAGCCTACCTCAAACAGCACACTACCGAACAGTTCAGCCAGGCGCTGCTGATGCCGGAACGGGTGATGGCGTAG
- a CDS encoding Rossmann-like and DUF2520 domain-containing protein: MKIAFIGAGNVARHLAVAFESAGHQITEIYSRDANHSRWLASMLYDVRLSPDLNFDESPAELFVLAVPDDAMEEVVRQLVLPENAILVHTSGSKTLNELEKWVEIYSDVPVRTGVFYPLQTFSKETPALSFESLPLCIEASDKDTEEILVKLGQQMSRIVYLVSSQERRVLHVAAVFACNFTNYLLGVAKDITDAENLEFDLLKPLIRETIRKALSAEHPAQVQTGPARRGDLDTLALHLEYLTDKPELLELYQLLTDSIQKSEPGLRRVPDSL; the protein is encoded by the coding sequence ATGAAAATAGCCTTCATCGGGGCCGGAAACGTGGCCCGCCACCTCGCCGTAGCTTTCGAAAGCGCCGGGCACCAGATCACCGAAATCTACAGCCGGGATGCCAACCACAGCCGCTGGCTGGCGTCCATGCTCTACGACGTTCGCCTCAGCCCGGACCTGAACTTCGACGAAAGTCCGGCGGAACTGTTTGTCCTGGCGGTGCCGGACGACGCCATGGAAGAAGTGGTCAGACAGCTGGTTCTGCCCGAAAACGCCATTCTGGTGCACACCTCGGGCAGCAAAACGCTGAATGAACTGGAAAAATGGGTCGAGATTTACAGCGACGTGCCGGTCCGGACGGGCGTTTTCTACCCCCTGCAGACCTTCAGCAAGGAAACCCCGGCCCTGTCGTTCGAAAGCCTGCCGCTCTGCATCGAAGCCAGCGACAAAGACACCGAAGAGATTCTGGTGAAACTGGGCCAGCAAATGAGCCGGATCGTTTACCTGGTCAGTTCGCAGGAGCGCCGGGTGCTGCACGTGGCGGCCGTGTTTGCCTGTAATTTCACCAATTACCTGCTGGGCGTCGCCAAAGACATCACCGATGCCGAAAACCTCGAATTTGACCTGCTGAAGCCGTTGATTCGGGAAACCATCCGGAAAGCCCTGTCGGCCGAACATCCGGCGCAGGTCCAGACCGGCCCCGCTCGCCGGGGGGATCTGGACACGCTGGCCCTGCACCTCGAATACCTGACCGACAAGCCGGAACTGCTGGAACTGTACCAGCTCCTGACCGACAGCATTCAGAAGTCCGAACCGGGCCTCCGCCGGGTGCCGGATTCGCTGTGA